In Longimicrobium sp., a genomic segment contains:
- a CDS encoding M13 family metallopeptidase — protein MRFSRSIFRLPLVLAAAAGCATAAVPAATAPEAGSGAPSRPLAVTGGRGIDPANMDTTCKACQDFYRYANGGWLDANPIPADRSTWSSYDEVGDRTTATLRQILEDAAATAASRPGTLEGRLGTFYAACMDTARAEADGAAPVQGDLRRIAGLRDRGAILGEVARLQRAGMGIPFAFFATTDDRDATRNIASVWQNGLTLPTAEYYLRDDSASRALRDDYRRHVARMLVLAGAPQAASDADAARVLEMETQLARASMTPVQMRDPEAVYHKLAPAGLAALTPHLDWPAFQRALGIPAAAEVNVGQPEYLRAVDRLLAEAPVEAWSAYLRWHVLNSVASYLSKPLSDADFAFDRHFSGAARRAPRWRRCVGLTSGEMGPALGRLYGQRVFTPAARARAEGMIANLRAVLRERISGLEWMGPETRARALEKLATLEARLGYPETIPDYSALRIEPGSLIPAIRAVEAFETARNWAKIGQPVDRSEWSTVPQRVSGSYNPVRNTLTYPAAKFQPPFFDPEADDAVNYGALGSTIGHEISHGFDDEGRQYDAQGNLRDWWTAEDAARFNARADRMVAQYNGYVAVDTVHVNGRLTLGENIADLGGVTLSYYALQRALAGKPRPLIDGLTPEQRFFISWAQNWRNNTREASARTSVRTDPHAPARWRVIGPLSNLPEFARAFACRPGDPMVRPDSVRVELW, from the coding sequence ATGCGCTTCTCCCGAAGCATCTTCCGTCTTCCGCTCGTCCTTGCTGCCGCGGCGGGGTGCGCGACCGCGGCCGTGCCCGCCGCCACCGCGCCCGAGGCGGGGAGCGGAGCGCCGTCCCGGCCGCTCGCCGTCACGGGCGGGCGGGGGATCGACCCGGCGAACATGGACACCACGTGCAAGGCGTGCCAGGACTTCTACCGCTACGCCAACGGCGGCTGGCTGGACGCGAACCCCATCCCCGCCGACCGCTCCACCTGGAGCAGCTACGACGAGGTGGGCGACCGCACCACGGCCACCCTCCGCCAGATCCTGGAAGACGCGGCCGCGACCGCCGCGTCGCGCCCGGGGACGCTGGAGGGGCGGCTGGGCACCTTCTACGCGGCCTGCATGGACACCGCGCGCGCCGAGGCCGACGGCGCCGCGCCGGTGCAGGGCGACCTGCGGCGCATCGCCGGGCTGCGCGACCGCGGCGCGATCCTGGGCGAGGTGGCGCGGCTGCAGCGCGCGGGGATGGGCATCCCCTTCGCCTTCTTCGCCACGACGGACGACCGCGACGCCACGCGCAACATCGCCTCGGTGTGGCAGAACGGGCTGACGCTTCCCACCGCCGAGTACTACCTGCGCGACGACTCGGCCTCGCGCGCGCTGCGCGACGACTACCGCCGCCACGTGGCGCGGATGCTGGTCCTTGCCGGCGCGCCGCAGGCCGCGTCCGACGCCGACGCCGCGCGGGTGCTGGAGATGGAGACGCAGCTCGCGCGCGCATCCATGACGCCGGTGCAGATGCGCGACCCCGAGGCCGTGTACCACAAGCTGGCGCCTGCCGGGCTGGCCGCGCTCACGCCGCACCTGGACTGGCCGGCCTTCCAGCGCGCGCTGGGCATCCCCGCCGCGGCGGAGGTGAACGTGGGCCAGCCCGAGTACCTGCGCGCCGTGGACCGCCTCCTGGCCGAGGCGCCGGTGGAGGCGTGGTCGGCGTACCTGCGCTGGCACGTGCTGAACTCCGTGGCCAGCTATCTGTCGAAGCCGCTCTCCGATGCGGACTTCGCCTTCGACCGGCACTTCTCCGGCGCGGCCCGGCGCGCGCCGCGGTGGCGCCGGTGCGTGGGGCTGACCAGCGGCGAGATGGGCCCGGCGCTCGGGCGGCTGTACGGCCAGCGCGTGTTCACCCCGGCGGCGCGGGCGCGCGCCGAGGGAATGATCGCCAACCTGCGCGCGGTGCTGCGCGAACGGATCTCCGGGCTGGAGTGGATGGGGCCGGAGACGCGCGCGCGGGCGCTGGAGAAGCTGGCCACGCTGGAGGCGCGGCTGGGCTACCCCGAAACCATCCCCGACTACAGTGCGCTGCGGATCGAGCCCGGCTCGCTCATCCCCGCCATTCGCGCGGTGGAGGCGTTCGAGACGGCGCGCAACTGGGCCAAGATCGGCCAGCCGGTGGACCGGTCGGAGTGGAGCACGGTGCCGCAGCGGGTGAGCGGGAGCTACAACCCGGTGCGCAACACGCTCACCTATCCCGCGGCCAAGTTCCAGCCGCCCTTCTTCGACCCCGAGGCCGACGACGCGGTGAACTACGGCGCGCTGGGAAGCACCATCGGCCACGAGATCTCGCACGGCTTCGACGACGAGGGACGGCAGTACGACGCCCAGGGCAACCTGCGCGACTGGTGGACGGCCGAGGACGCGGCGCGCTTCAACGCCCGCGCCGACCGGATGGTGGCGCAGTACAACGGCTACGTGGCGGTCGACACGGTGCACGTGAACGGGCGGCTGACGCTGGGCGAGAACATCGCCGACCTGGGCGGGGTCACGCTGTCGTACTACGCGCTGCAGCGGGCGCTGGCCGGCAAGCCGCGGCCGCTGATCGACGGGCTGACGCCGGAGCAACGCTTCTTCATCTCCTGGGCTCAGAACTGGCGCAACAACACGCGCGAGGCATCGGCCCGCACCTCGGTGCGCACCGACCCGCACGCGCCGGCGCGCTGGCGGGTGATCGGCCCGCTCTCCAACCTCCCCG